From Pseudomonas sp. LS1212, the proteins below share one genomic window:
- a CDS encoding stage II sporulation protein M, whose protein sequence is MKQSHFEEQHGQAWQAFAQLLDSLERNDASPTACETFAAQYRHLCQHLALAQERGYSSHLVDTLQHLAMRGHQQFYRHRSHLGASTLQFVLAGFPCLVRAQWRFVALAGLLFFGSLLITAMLVYLFPDLVYSVITPQQVVEMESMYDPDQSRLGRLAERQSSEDWMMFGYYIMNNIGIAFQTFASGLLLGVGSLFYLLFNGLMIGAVAGHLTEIGYGPGFWPFVIGHGAFELSAIALAGAAGLKLGWAVLAPGQLSRGEALRGAAIVCVQLIYGVLIFLLIAAFIEAYWSSKTAIQAPLKYAVGAGLWLLVGTYLGFAGRMPHAPD, encoded by the coding sequence ATGAAACAGAGCCACTTCGAAGAGCAGCATGGGCAGGCCTGGCAGGCCTTTGCTCAACTGCTCGATAGCCTGGAACGCAACGACGCCAGCCCCACGGCCTGCGAAACCTTCGCCGCGCAATATCGCCACCTGTGCCAGCACCTGGCCCTGGCCCAGGAGCGTGGTTACAGCAGCCACCTGGTCGACACCCTGCAGCATCTGGCCATGCGCGGTCATCAACAATTCTATCGCCATCGCAGCCACCTGGGTGCCAGCACACTGCAGTTTGTGCTGGCCGGGTTTCCCTGCCTGGTGCGGGCCCAATGGCGTTTCGTGGCGTTGGCCGGCCTGTTGTTCTTCGGCAGCCTGCTGATCACCGCAATGCTGGTCTATCTGTTCCCCGACCTGGTCTATAGCGTGATCACCCCGCAACAGGTGGTCGAGATGGAGTCGATGTACGATCCCGACCAGAGCCGACTCGGCCGGCTGGCCGAACGCCAGTCCAGCGAGGACTGGATGATGTTCGGCTACTACATCATGAATAACATCGGCATCGCCTTTCAAACCTTCGCCAGTGGGTTGCTGCTGGGTGTGGGCAGTCTTTTTTACCTGCTCTTCAACGGCCTGATGATCGGAGCGGTCGCCGGTCATCTTACGGAAATCGGCTACGGGCCAGGCTTCTGGCCATTCGTCATTGGCCACGGCGCCTTCGAACTAAGCGCTATCGCCCTGGCCGGGGCGGCAGGCCTGAAACTGGGCTGGGCCGTCCTGGCGCCCGGCCAGCTGTCTCGCGGCGAAGCATTGCGAGGCGCGGCCATTGTCTGCGTGCAGTTGATCTATGGAGTATTGATATTCCTCTTGATCGCCGCTTTCATCGAGGCGTACTGGTCATCGAAGACGGCGATCCAGGCACCGCTCAAATATGCGGTGGGTGCCGGATTGTGGTTGCTGGTCGGCACTTATCTTGGCTTTGCCGGAAGAATGCCGCATGCGCCTGACTGA
- a CDS encoding DUF4129 domain-containing protein yields MRLTEARVVIGPRTPWEAMDLGVLLAQRHRHLLMLSWAAVSLPIFALLCVLLWDFPSLVLLLFWWLKPAFERLSLYILSQTLFGEPPSLGQALRQWPSLLKPQLLASLTWRRFSLSRSFSLPVIQLEKLAGQARLHRLAVLRKRNLGAARWLTVLGMALEIVLWLGSMTLLYLLLPQQIALDWDWQQLLEIADGNWLWLEHLTNAFYALILVFWGPIYVACGFSLYLNRRTTLEAWDIELVLRGLRQRLNGLAVLLVTVSLSMGLAPWSWATLPVDSPQSPRLQQQALDSQTAHREINAIIDKPPFRNSETVTRWRLDHEPKTGGRPRFLGQWFEHLDSHALALVARTLEGLLWSALIGLLALLAWRYRQWIETFVGRRPAAKPTASPAPRQLFGLQVSAQSLPDDVAGHAEQLWQNHPREALGLLYRALLSRLLSDYRLPIKQADTEAEVLQQVLGLGQPALSDFSSRLTRHWQALAYGHRLPDAHVQHDLCDGWRQLFDTGARR; encoded by the coding sequence ATGCGCCTGACTGAAGCCCGTGTAGTCATCGGCCCGCGAACGCCCTGGGAAGCAATGGACCTGGGTGTGCTGCTGGCCCAGCGTCACCGCCACCTGCTGATGCTCAGCTGGGCGGCCGTGAGCCTGCCAATCTTTGCCTTGCTCTGCGTGTTGCTCTGGGACTTCCCTTCCCTCGTACTCCTGCTGTTCTGGTGGTTGAAGCCGGCCTTCGAGCGTTTGTCGCTCTACATTCTGTCCCAGACCTTGTTCGGCGAACCGCCAAGTCTGGGCCAGGCGCTACGCCAATGGCCGTCTTTGCTCAAACCGCAACTGCTGGCCAGCCTGACTTGGCGTCGCTTTAGCCTCAGTCGCAGTTTCAGCCTGCCGGTGATACAACTCGAGAAACTGGCCGGCCAAGCCCGACTGCACCGCCTGGCGGTCCTGCGTAAACGCAACCTGGGGGCGGCGCGCTGGCTGACCGTGCTCGGAATGGCCCTGGAAATCGTCCTGTGGCTGGGCTCGATGACCCTGCTCTACCTGCTGCTGCCACAACAGATCGCTCTGGACTGGGACTGGCAACAATTACTGGAAATTGCCGATGGCAACTGGCTTTGGCTCGAGCATCTGACCAATGCCTTCTATGCCCTGATCCTGGTTTTCTGGGGGCCGATCTATGTCGCCTGTGGCTTCAGCCTCTACCTGAACCGGCGCACCACCCTGGAGGCGTGGGACATCGAACTGGTTCTTCGTGGGCTGCGCCAGCGCCTGAACGGCCTGGCGGTGCTCCTGGTCACTGTTTCACTGTCGATGGGCCTGGCGCCGTGGAGCTGGGCCACACTGCCGGTTGATTCCCCGCAAAGCCCTCGCTTGCAACAGCAAGCCCTGGACAGCCAGACCGCGCACCGGGAAATCAATGCGATCATAGACAAACCACCGTTTCGCAACAGCGAAACGGTCACCCGTTGGCGCCTCGACCATGAACCGAAGACAGGCGGCAGGCCCAGGTTCCTTGGTCAATGGTTCGAACATCTGGACAGTCACGCCCTGGCCCTGGTTGCGCGGACACTGGAAGGGCTGCTCTGGAGCGCCCTGATCGGATTGCTGGCTCTGCTTGCCTGGCGCTACCGCCAGTGGATCGAAACCTTCGTCGGCAGGCGGCCTGCGGCCAAACCCACAGCCAGCCCCGCTCCACGGCAACTGTTCGGCTTGCAGGTTTCTGCGCAAAGCCTGCCCGACGACGTCGCCGGCCATGCCGAACAACTCTGGCAAAACCACCCCCGCGAAGCCCTCGGCCTGCTCTACCGGGCACTGCTGAGCCGTCTGCTCAGCGACTACCGGCTGCCAATCAAACAGGCCGATACCGAAGCTGAGGTGCTGCAACAGGTCCTCGGTCTCGGGCAGCCGGCCCTCAGCGACTTCAGCTCACGCCTGACCCGACACTGGCAGGCACTGGCCTATGGGCATCGACTACCGGATGCGCACGTGCAACACGATCTTTGCGATGGCTGGCGACAGCTCTTCGACACCGGAGCAAGGCGATGA
- the mvaT gene encoding histone-like nucleoid-structuring protein MvaT: protein MSLINEYRATEEAIKELQARLKNLSQDDKLQTELEFEGKLRTLMGEYQKSLRDIIALLDPEAKVSKAPRGAVKTTGTKRARKVKQYKNPHNGEVIETKGGNHKTLKEWKAKWGGDVVESWATLLG, encoded by the coding sequence ATGTCCCTGATCAACGAATACCGCGCCACAGAAGAAGCCATCAAAGAACTGCAAGCACGTTTGAAGAATCTGTCCCAAGACGACAAACTGCAAACCGAGCTGGAATTCGAAGGCAAACTGCGTACCCTGATGGGCGAATATCAAAAATCCCTGCGCGACATCATCGCGCTGCTGGATCCGGAAGCCAAAGTATCCAAGGCTCCACGCGGCGCCGTGAAAACTACCGGCACCAAGCGTGCCCGCAAGGTTAAACAGTACAAGAACCCACACAACGGTGAAGTCATCGAAACCAAAGGTGGCAACCACAAGACGCTGAAAGAGTGGAAAGCCAAGTGGGGCGGTGATGTGGTAGAAAGCTGGGCTACCCTGCTGGGCTAA
- a CDS encoding RDD family protein: MLLKPLDTRFQIETPEGIDLVLRPAGLVARALAFTLDLGIRGLLLGGLLLILSQFGQVGMGLGAILLFVLNWWYMVLFEVLNQGRSPGKQMMGLRVVQDDGTPVGWSSSLIRNLLRFVDMLPFGYCLGAISCLQHPAFKRMGDLAGGTLVIYRDPPLHRPVLPDVPALHPPFALTLTEQRAVLGFAERHGELSAERARELAGILAPALNVAPDRAVAQLNGIARGLLGPP; encoded by the coding sequence ATGCTACTCAAACCACTGGACACCCGCTTTCAGATCGAGACCCCGGAAGGTATCGATCTGGTACTGCGCCCGGCCGGGCTGGTGGCGCGAGCCCTGGCTTTCACCCTGGACCTGGGAATTCGCGGCCTGCTGCTCGGCGGCCTGTTGCTGATACTGAGCCAATTCGGCCAGGTGGGCATGGGGCTGGGCGCGATCCTTCTGTTCGTTCTGAACTGGTGGTACATGGTGTTGTTCGAAGTACTGAATCAGGGCCGCTCACCCGGTAAGCAAATGATGGGGCTGCGCGTTGTCCAGGATGACGGCACGCCCGTCGGCTGGTCGTCTTCGCTGATCCGCAACCTGTTGCGCTTCGTCGATATGCTGCCGTTCGGTTATTGCCTGGGCGCCATCAGCTGCCTGCAGCATCCGGCCTTCAAGCGAATGGGCGACCTGGCCGGAGGAACCCTGGTGATTTATCGCGACCCGCCCCTGCATCGTCCCGTGCTACCGGATGTACCGGCCCTGCATCCACCCTTTGCCCTGACCTTGACCGAGCAACGTGCCGTGCTGGGCTTTGCCGAGCGCCATGGGGAGTTGTCCGCCGAGCGTGCCCGGGAACTGGCAGGCATCCTTGCCCCAGCCTTGAACGTGGCCCCCGACCGTGCAGTGGCGCAACTCAATGGCATTGCTCGTGGCCTGTTGGGGCCGCCATGA
- a CDS encoding lysylphosphatidylglycerol synthase transmembrane domain-containing protein — protein MSRIAWLLFALLAAVLIPLLLGGREMLVRLQAYPLPMLMQLFAMIGACWVINAARLRLLLGDQVSRLSRLKSFAVILATEFAICATPGGSGGPLTLMATLGRSGIQPARSSAVFAMDQLSDLVFFFCALLGILLYALFQNLDDYLEWMLVVSALLVLVGLSLCLGLARFHRQLLRINGRLLSRLNVQPATRLRWARKLLLFLAAFADTCKLPWRTLAGVFLLTCLHWGLRYSVLYLALRGLGVDLQWAWSFLIQMLSLSAGQFSLLPGGAGAAELTSAALLAPMVGKSTAAAAILIWRAVTYYFYLIAGGPVFLLMVGRPLLRKFMRLKQA, from the coding sequence ATGAGCCGGATTGCCTGGCTGTTGTTTGCCCTGCTGGCGGCGGTGCTGATCCCATTGCTGCTGGGCGGCAGAGAGATGCTGGTGCGGCTGCAAGCCTATCCACTGCCTATGTTGATGCAGCTGTTCGCCATGATCGGGGCCTGCTGGGTCATCAATGCCGCGCGCCTGCGCCTGCTGCTGGGCGATCAGGTCAGTCGCCTGAGCCGCCTGAAGAGCTTCGCCGTGATCCTGGCCACCGAGTTCGCTATCTGCGCGACCCCGGGCGGCAGCGGCGGCCCTCTGACCTTGATGGCCACGCTGGGACGCAGCGGCATACAGCCAGCACGCAGCAGTGCGGTATTTGCCATGGATCAGCTCAGCGACCTGGTGTTTTTCTTCTGCGCACTGCTCGGCATCCTGCTCTATGCCCTGTTTCAAAACCTCGATGATTACCTGGAGTGGATGCTGGTCGTCAGCGCCTTGCTGGTGCTTGTCGGCTTGAGCCTGTGCCTGGGGCTGGCACGCTTTCACCGTCAACTGTTGCGGATCAATGGACGATTACTGTCCCGACTGAATGTGCAACCGGCAACACGCCTGCGCTGGGCACGCAAGCTCCTGCTTTTTCTCGCCGCCTTTGCCGATACCTGCAAGCTGCCCTGGAGGACCCTCGCTGGAGTTTTCCTGCTGACATGCCTGCATTGGGGGCTGCGTTACAGCGTGTTGTACCTGGCACTGAGGGGGCTGGGCGTGGATCTGCAATGGGCCTGGAGTTTTCTGATCCAGATGCTTTCGCTCAGCGCCGGGCAATTCAGCCTGCTGCCTGGCGGTGCCGGCGCCGCCGAACTGACGTCGGCTGCACTGCTGGCGCCCATGGTGGGCAAGTCCACCGCCGCGGCGGCCATTCTGATCTGGCGAGCCGTGACCTACTACTTTTATCTGATCGCCGGTGGGCCGGTATTTCTGCTGATGGTCGGGCGCCCCTTGCTGCGCAAATTCATGCGGCTCAAGCAGGCTTAG
- the sbcB gene encoding exodeoxyribonuclease I, which produces MSSSIFWYDYETTGIDPRSDRPLQVAGIRTDLDLNEIDEPVNLYCRPSDDILPHPAACLITGITPQRLAEQGLSEADFMTRIHAQLARPGTCGAGYNTLRFDDEVTRYSLYRNFFDPYAREWQGGNSRWDLIDVVRTAYALRPQGINWPQVEGRASLKLELLTAANGIDHGQAHDALSDVRATIGLARLIRDKQPKLYDWLFQSRSKQKVLDQIRLLQPLVHISGRFSAARNYLGVVLPLAWHPRNRNALIVCDLHLDPHPLLEEDADILRQRLYSRREDLAQGQLPVPLKLIHVNRCPVLAPLNVLRREDQQRLDLDMAHYQAQALRLAEAQSRWQDKVQALYSSEDFAPSEDPEQQLYDGFLGDRDRRLCEQVRLAEPQQLVGSQWMFDDDRLPELLFRYRARNFSDTLSEAEQQRWREFCQQRLTNVAMGAPNTLESFNQALEAFWADASSGQREILQQWRAHAQSLSLQLGL; this is translated from the coding sequence GTGAGCTCCAGTATTTTCTGGTACGACTACGAAACCACCGGAATCGATCCGCGCAGCGACCGGCCCTTGCAGGTCGCCGGTATTCGCACCGATCTCGATCTCAACGAAATCGATGAGCCGGTCAACCTCTATTGCCGGCCCAGCGACGACATCCTGCCGCATCCGGCAGCCTGCCTGATCACGGGGATTACCCCCCAGCGCCTGGCCGAACAAGGATTGAGCGAAGCGGATTTCATGACCCGCATTCATGCCCAATTGGCCAGGCCTGGCACTTGCGGTGCAGGCTACAACACCTTGCGTTTCGACGACGAAGTGACTCGTTACAGCCTGTATCGAAACTTCTTCGACCCCTACGCCCGCGAATGGCAAGGCGGTAACAGTCGCTGGGACCTGATCGATGTCGTTCGTACCGCCTATGCATTGCGCCCGCAAGGCATCAACTGGCCGCAGGTAGAGGGGCGTGCGAGCCTCAAGCTGGAGCTGCTGACAGCCGCCAATGGCATTGACCATGGACAAGCCCACGATGCCTTGTCCGATGTACGTGCCACGATCGGCCTGGCCCGTTTGATTCGTGACAAACAACCCAAACTGTATGACTGGTTGTTTCAGTCGCGCAGCAAGCAGAAAGTGCTCGACCAGATCAGGCTTTTGCAGCCACTGGTGCATATTTCCGGGCGGTTTTCTGCTGCGCGTAACTATTTGGGTGTGGTATTACCCTTGGCCTGGCATCCGCGTAATCGCAATGCATTGATTGTCTGCGACCTGCACTTGGATCCTCATCCATTACTCGAAGAGGACGCTGATATTTTGCGTCAGCGTTTATACAGTCGACGTGAGGATTTGGCGCAAGGGCAACTGCCGGTGCCGCTCAAGTTAATTCATGTCAATCGGTGTCCAGTGTTGGCGCCGTTAAACGTGTTGCGCCGTGAAGATCAACAGCGGTTGGACTTGGACATGGCGCATTATCAGGCTCAAGCACTGCGGCTCGCTGAAGCGCAATCACGTTGGCAGGATAAAGTGCAGGCCCTTTATTCCAGCGAAGACTTTGCCCCGAGTGAGGATCCGGAACAGCAGTTATACGACGGGTTTCTCGGAGACCGGGACCGCCGTTTATGTGAGCAAGTGAGGCTGGCAGAGCCACAGCAATTGGTGGGTTCACAGTGGATGTTCGATGATGATCGTTTGCCGGAATTATTGTTTCGATATCGCGCACGTAACTTTTCCGATACGTTGAGTGAGGCGGAACAACAGCGTTGGCGAGAATTCTGTCAGCAGCGTCTGACAAACGTGGCAATGGGGGCGCCCAATACGCTGGAGAGTTTCAATCAGGCACTGGAAGCCTTTTGGGCCGATGCATCGAGTGGGCAGCGGGAGATTCTGCAGCAATGGCGGGCCCATGCCCAGAGCCTTTCCTTGCAGCTGGGGCTTTGA
- a CDS encoding MoxR family ATPase: MSDAPREPDAPSDSIAPQEHVAQQRQRASRLAQALRQELQKVLIGQSAIIDDVLTALIAGGHVLLEGVPGLGKTLLVRALARSFGGDFARIQFTPDLMPSDVTGHAIYDRQSEQFKLRKGPLFTHLLLADEINRAPAKTQAALLEAMQERQVTLEGRALPIAKPFMVLATQNPIEQEGTYPLPESELDRFMLKLRMDYPDAEQELEMVRQVTRSARADMLDVQSPRIVLQAKDVIALQRIASELPLDGQVLDYAVQLARATRTWPGLSIGAGPRASIALARCARARALLRGGEFVLPDDVKACALAVLRHRVRLAPELDIEGLSVDQVLTQLLDQVPAPRA; the protein is encoded by the coding sequence ATGAGCGACGCCCCACGCGAACCCGACGCCCCGTCCGACTCCATCGCGCCCCAGGAGCATGTGGCCCAGCAACGCCAGCGCGCTTCGCGGTTGGCCCAGGCCTTGCGCCAGGAGTTGCAAAAGGTGCTGATCGGACAGTCGGCAATCATTGACGATGTCTTGACCGCCCTGATAGCCGGTGGGCATGTACTGCTCGAAGGCGTTCCCGGCCTGGGCAAAACCTTGTTGGTCAGGGCCCTGGCCCGCTCCTTCGGCGGCGACTTCGCCCGCATTCAATTCACGCCGGACCTCATGCCCAGCGATGTCACCGGGCATGCGATCTACGACCGGCAGAGCGAACAGTTCAAGTTACGCAAGGGACCGCTATTCACCCACTTGCTGCTGGCCGACGAAATCAATCGGGCACCGGCCAAGACCCAGGCCGCCCTGCTCGAAGCCATGCAAGAGCGCCAGGTCACGCTGGAAGGTCGCGCGCTGCCGATTGCCAAGCCGTTCATGGTTTTGGCCACCCAGAACCCGATCGAACAGGAAGGCACCTACCCCTTGCCCGAAAGCGAACTCGACCGCTTCATGTTGAAGCTGCGCATGGACTACCCCGACGCCGAGCAAGAACTGGAAATGGTGCGCCAGGTCACCCGCTCGGCCCGTGCCGACATGCTCGACGTACAATCGCCGCGCATTGTCCTGCAAGCCAAGGATGTCATTGCCCTGCAACGCATCGCCAGCGAGCTGCCGCTCGATGGGCAAGTGCTCGACTATGCGGTGCAACTGGCCCGGGCCACGCGCACCTGGCCGGGGTTGTCGATCGGCGCCGGCCCCCGCGCCTCCATTGCACTGGCTCGCTGTGCACGGGCCAGGGCCTTGCTGCGCGGTGGAGAGTTCGTGCTTCCCGATGACGTCAAGGCCTGTGCGCTGGCGGTACTGCGCCACCGGGTACGACTGGCGCCGGAACTGGATATCGAAGGCCTTTCGGTCGATCAGGTGCTCACGCAATTGCTCGACCAGGTTCCGGCCCCCCGAGCATGA
- a CDS encoding polysaccharide deacetylase family protein, giving the protein MLEDTCAPRSLLLVLHDVAPQTWADYHPFVEAVDALGSIPMTLLVVPDFHKCNAVDRDGCFRHMLDRRLAQGDELALHGYYHVDDSPAPRTARDFFMRRVYTREGEFYALDQQQALNRLLAGIEVFHRHDWPLEGFVAPAWLMSEGTRQALRSLPLHYTSDPQHLYRLPDFSCFEAPGLVWSTRSAWRRGVSRLLNERYATRLQHAPTIRLGLHPVDMRHGFSRNYWFKTLQQLLHDGREPMTKAAWLASQDRSGGPGA; this is encoded by the coding sequence ATGCTTGAAGACACCTGCGCACCACGCAGCCTGCTGCTGGTGCTGCATGACGTCGCACCACAGACCTGGGCGGACTATCACCCCTTTGTCGAAGCAGTCGATGCCCTCGGTTCGATCCCCATGACCTTGCTGGTGGTTCCCGACTTCCATAAATGCAATGCAGTGGATAGAGATGGCTGTTTCCGGCACATGCTGGATCGGCGCCTGGCACAGGGTGATGAACTGGCCCTGCATGGCTACTACCACGTCGATGACAGCCCGGCGCCGCGCACTGCCCGGGATTTTTTCATGCGCCGCGTGTACACCCGGGAGGGCGAGTTCTACGCGCTCGACCAGCAGCAGGCACTGAACCGACTCCTTGCCGGTATCGAGGTTTTTCATCGCCATGACTGGCCTCTGGAGGGGTTTGTCGCCCCAGCCTGGCTGATGAGCGAAGGTACTCGCCAGGCACTGCGTTCATTGCCCTTGCACTACACCAGCGACCCGCAACACCTGTATCGACTGCCTGATTTCTCCTGCTTCGAGGCTCCCGGTCTGGTCTGGAGCACCCGCAGCGCCTGGCGCCGTGGGGTCTCCAGGCTGCTCAACGAGCGGTACGCAACGCGTTTGCAACACGCACCCACGATCCGCCTTGGACTGCATCCTGTGGATATGCGCCATGGCTTTTCCCGCAACTATTGGTTCAAGACCTTGCAGCAACTGTTGCATGACGGGCGCGAGCCAATGACCAAGGCTGCCTGGCTGGCCAGCCAGGACCGTAGTGGCGGCCCAGGAGCATGA
- a CDS encoding DUF4350 domain-containing protein, with translation MIRRPAVVLGLLLCLAIGLFATYLYRHLQPYQAIIEHGPSPEAQNNPYLAAEQFMRQRGLVVARADGLDVLPQLPPARSSLLLLGNRQQMAPGQVEQLLHWVVAGGRLLFVAEALWDEDRGASGDLLLDRLNLRQYLSADLPQASAEPEQTFPRLTQFYPKNEQAPAYFSFDPDYHLEDPDKQASSRASSGVSTHMMQLPYGLGLITVVTDSELWHNRAIGRYDNAWLLWYLNQGRKVTLVMRAEHEDLLTLLLRHFPQALAALLMLIVLLVWRLAMRQGPVRQPPPLARRQLQEHLSASADFLLRHNGQATLIQALQQDILRRARHRHPGFERLGEAEQRQVLARLTQQPAQAIGQALSPPLEHRLSSTDFSHQVAHLQSLRNAL, from the coding sequence ATGATCCGGCGCCCGGCGGTAGTGCTCGGCCTGCTGTTGTGCCTGGCCATCGGTTTGTTCGCCACGTACCTGTATCGGCATCTGCAGCCCTACCAGGCCATCATCGAGCACGGCCCCTCACCCGAGGCGCAAAACAACCCGTACCTGGCAGCCGAACAGTTCATGCGTCAGCGTGGGCTCGTGGTGGCGCGGGCCGACGGGCTGGATGTATTGCCGCAACTGCCGCCCGCACGCAGCAGCCTGCTGTTGCTCGGCAATCGCCAGCAAATGGCCCCGGGTCAGGTCGAACAGTTGTTGCATTGGGTAGTGGCCGGCGGGCGACTGCTGTTCGTCGCCGAGGCGCTGTGGGATGAGGACCGCGGCGCAAGTGGCGACCTGCTGCTCGATCGCTTGAACCTGCGCCAATACCTCAGCGCGGACTTGCCGCAGGCGTCCGCTGAGCCAGAACAGACATTCCCGCGCCTGACCCAGTTCTATCCGAAAAACGAACAGGCGCCCGCCTACTTCAGCTTCGACCCGGACTACCATCTTGAAGACCCCGACAAACAGGCCTCGTCCAGGGCCAGCAGCGGTGTATCTACCCACATGATGCAACTGCCCTATGGCCTGGGCCTGATCACCGTCGTCACGGACAGCGAACTCTGGCACAACCGGGCCATCGGCCGGTATGACAATGCCTGGCTGCTCTGGTATTTGAATCAGGGCCGTAAGGTGACGCTGGTGATGCGGGCCGAACACGAGGATCTGCTGACCCTGCTGTTGCGCCATTTCCCCCAGGCCCTGGCCGCCTTGCTGATGCTGATCGTGCTGCTCGTCTGGCGCCTGGCCATGCGTCAGGGGCCGGTCCGGCAGCCGCCTCCGCTGGCCAGACGCCAATTGCAGGAACACTTGAGCGCCAGCGCCGATTTCCTGCTGCGTCACAACGGCCAGGCAACACTCATTCAAGCCCTGCAGCAGGACATCCTGCGCCGTGCCCGGCACCGCCATCCCGGCTTCGAAAGGCTTGGCGAGGCCGAGCAGCGCCAGGTACTGGCCCGATTGACGCAACAGCCGGCCCAAGCCATCGGCCAAGCCTTGAGCCCACCCCTCGAACATCGCCTTTCCAGTACTGACTTCAGCCATCAGGTTGCCCACCTGCAATCCCTCAGGAATGCCCTATGA
- the purU gene encoding formyltetrahydrofolate deformylase translates to MRTYRLVIACPDRVGIVAKVSNFLASYNGWITEASHHSDDLSGWFFMRHEIRADTLPFGIEQFREAFEPIAKEFSMVWRITDTDQKKRVVLMASRESHCLADLLHRWHSDELDCEIACVISNHDDLRSMVEWHGIPYYHVPVDPKDKQPAFAEVSRLVKHHQADVVVLARYMQILPPQLCEEYAHQVINIHHSFLPSFVGAKPYHQASLRGVKLIGATCHYVTEELDAGPIIEQDVVRVSHSDSIEDMVRFGRDVEKMVLARGLRYHLEDRVLVHGNKTVVFN, encoded by the coding sequence ATGCGCACTTATCGGCTGGTGATAGCGTGCCCCGACCGTGTCGGCATTGTTGCCAAAGTCAGTAATTTCCTGGCTTCCTACAACGGCTGGATTACCGAAGCGAGCCATCACTCCGACGACCTCAGTGGTTGGTTTTTCATGCGTCACGAGATTCGTGCCGACACGCTGCCTTTTGGCATCGAGCAGTTTCGTGAAGCGTTCGAGCCGATTGCCAAAGAGTTCTCCATGGTCTGGCGCATCACCGATACCGACCAGAAGAAGCGCGTGGTGTTGATGGCCAGTCGCGAGTCCCATTGCCTTGCCGACTTGCTGCACCGCTGGCACAGCGACGAACTCGATTGCGAAATTGCCTGCGTGATTTCCAACCACGATGACCTGCGCAGCATGGTCGAGTGGCATGGCATCCCGTACTACCATGTGCCTGTCGATCCGAAGGACAAACAGCCGGCGTTCGCCGAAGTCTCGCGCCTGGTCAAGCACCATCAGGCCGATGTGGTAGTGCTGGCGCGCTACATGCAGATCCTGCCACCGCAGCTGTGCGAAGAATATGCCCACCAGGTCATCAACATTCACCACAGCTTTCTGCCGTCGTTTGTCGGCGCCAAGCCGTATCACCAGGCTTCGTTGCGTGGGGTGAAGTTGATCGGTGCAACCTGTCACTATGTGACCGAAGAGTTGGATGCAGGCCCCATCATCGAGCAGGATGTGGTTCGCGTCAGCCACAGCGACAGCATCGAAGATATGGTTCGCTTCGGTCGTGATGTGGAGAAGATGGTGTTGGCCCGAGGGCTGCGCTATCACCTGGAAGACCGTGTGCTGGTTCACGGCAACAAGACTGTCGTGTTCAACTGA